In Streptomyces qaidamensis, one DNA window encodes the following:
- a CDS encoding oxidoreductase, translating into MLIDDPERAALRTPLRDLSALTATARRDAPVAEERRALTADAVDALTRAGFPRHFVPGRFGGEAGEFVPLVAGVADAGEACAATAWCAALFAAHGRLAAYLPPEGQREVWADGPDVRIAAAVVPPQGAAVAVDGGWRLDGAWRPASGVDHADWILLASWTDGEEGREHRIFAVPRAQVTVEDTWHSLGLRGTGSNTVRCEGLVVPRHRTYTLDALLRSRPGAARCHTVPYPMVAALMFAAPLLGAARGALRAWTGERLAAERRHPAAHTVLARASARIHAAGLLLTGAAERADRGEITPLAVAENRRDATAAATLCREAVDALFHASGLRAQSPDSAVQRAWRDATAIAAHAALDPDAAARAYAEAVLSPAGGDGP; encoded by the coding sequence ATGCTGATCGACGACCCGGAGCGCGCCGCCCTGCGCACACCCTTGCGTGACCTGTCGGCCCTGACGGCGACCGCCCGCCGGGACGCCCCGGTGGCGGAGGAGCGGCGTGCACTCACGGCCGATGCCGTCGACGCGTTGACCCGCGCGGGTTTTCCGCGTCACTTCGTGCCCGGCCGGTTCGGCGGGGAGGCGGGGGAGTTCGTCCCGCTGGTGGCCGGCGTGGCGGACGCGGGGGAGGCCTGTGCCGCCACGGCGTGGTGCGCCGCGCTGTTCGCCGCGCACGGCCGGCTGGCCGCCTATCTCCCGCCCGAGGGGCAGCGCGAGGTGTGGGCGGACGGCCCGGACGTGCGGATCGCCGCCGCGGTGGTACCGCCCCAGGGCGCGGCGGTGGCGGTCGACGGCGGCTGGCGCCTCGACGGCGCCTGGCGGCCTGCCAGCGGGGTCGATCACGCGGACTGGATCCTGCTGGCCTCCTGGACGGACGGCGAGGAGGGGCGGGAGCACCGGATCTTCGCCGTCCCCCGTGCGCAGGTGACCGTGGAGGACACCTGGCACTCCCTGGGCCTGCGGGGCACCGGCAGCAACACGGTGCGGTGCGAGGGACTCGTCGTTCCGCGGCACCGGACGTACACGCTCGACGCACTCCTGCGAAGCCGTCCGGGTGCGGCCCGGTGCCACACCGTGCCGTATCCCATGGTCGCGGCGCTGATGTTCGCCGCTCCGCTGCTCGGAGCCGCCCGCGGGGCCCTGCGCGCCTGGACCGGCGAACGGCTCGCCGCCGAGCGCCGCCACCCGGCGGCCCACACCGTGCTGGCCCGGGCATCGGCGCGGATCCACGCCGCCGGTCTGCTCCTGACCGGTGCGGCCGAGCGCGCCGACCGGGGCGAGATCACCCCGCTCGCCGTCGCGGAGAACCGCAGGGACGCCACCGCCGCGGCCACACTGTGCCGGGAGGCGGTCGACGCGCTGTTCCACGCCTCCGGCCTGCGCGCCCAGTCCCCGGACAGCGCCGTGCAACGCGCCTGGCGGGACGCCACGGCCATCGCCGCCCACGCCGCCCTGGACCCGGACGCCGCGGCCCGGGCCTACGCGGAAGCGGTGCTGTCCCCGGCGGGAGGTGACGGGCCATGA
- a CDS encoding HAD family hydrolase: MTRAAAVPVAFFDVDETLVATKSLLDFWDYWVTRQDGPAGTGRGPYDPQRRTAQPAPPATTSTAAAGPPDRSRLNRDYYRRYTGTPESLLQAAARDWYARYRRGERAFVTAGLHALARHRALGHEIVLVSGSLRPVVDAVAADLGATAVRCAEQTVTDDGLLTGEIDRPMIGRAKADAVEAHLAERGARAGDCHAYGDHDSDLPMLRSVGHPVVIGGAPALRHEAARLGWTTLPGDTGPHPARPPVATGRPPRSAAGQRQDQASVSP, from the coding sequence ATGACCCGGGCGGCAGCCGTCCCGGTCGCCTTCTTCGACGTCGACGAGACCCTCGTCGCCACGAAGAGCCTGCTCGACTTCTGGGACTACTGGGTGACACGGCAGGACGGCCCGGCGGGCACGGGCCGGGGGCCGTACGACCCGCAGCGACGAACGGCGCAGCCGGCGCCGCCCGCGACCACGTCCACGGCGGCAGCCGGCCCGCCCGACCGCTCCCGGCTCAACCGCGACTACTACCGCCGCTACACGGGCACGCCCGAGTCGCTCCTCCAGGCCGCCGCCCGCGACTGGTACGCCCGCTACCGCCGCGGCGAGCGCGCCTTCGTCACCGCCGGACTGCACGCCCTCGCCCGGCACCGCGCTCTCGGGCACGAGATCGTCCTGGTCTCCGGCTCCCTGCGCCCCGTCGTGGACGCCGTCGCCGCGGACCTCGGCGCCACCGCCGTACGGTGCGCCGAGCAGACCGTCACCGATGACGGACTGCTGACCGGCGAGATCGACCGGCCGATGATCGGGCGGGCCAAGGCCGACGCCGTCGAGGCCCACCTCGCGGAGCGCGGCGCCCGCGCCGGTGACTGCCACGCGTACGGCGACCACGACAGCGACCTGCCCATGCTCCGCTCCGTCGGCCACCCCGTCGTGATCGGCGGCGCCCCCGCCCTGCGGCACGAGGCCGCCCGGCTGGGCTGGACGACCCTCCCCGGCGACACCGGACCACACCCCGCAAGGCCGCCCGTGGCTACCGGTCGACCGCCCCGTTCCGCCGCAGGCCAACGGCAGGATCAGGCCTCCGTGAGTCCCTGA
- a CDS encoding TetR/AcrR family transcriptional regulator, producing MAKQERALRTREKVLDAAAEEFAAQGYAKATLNDVARRTGMTKGALYGHFPSKEILAATLLAQSRVAWEEMRRARDVPGAAARAVLEELVLELARRLRSDIRLRAALRLASDLPCLARAAPDLFDDVRRHLVGLVHRAQQEDGIAPYPPDLVVELLLTSLHGTLHASQCDDRYGSAPTREAVWRLLLDALAGDRGGCRGMAGR from the coding sequence ATGGCCAAACAGGAAAGGGCGCTGCGCACACGTGAGAAGGTGCTGGACGCCGCGGCCGAGGAGTTCGCCGCGCAGGGATACGCCAAGGCCACGCTGAACGACGTGGCGAGGCGGACGGGGATGACCAAAGGGGCCCTCTACGGGCACTTCCCGTCCAAGGAGATCCTCGCCGCGACCCTGCTCGCCCAGTCTCGCGTGGCCTGGGAGGAGATGCGGCGTGCCCGGGACGTGCCGGGCGCCGCGGCCCGTGCCGTGCTGGAGGAACTGGTCCTGGAGCTCGCCCGGCGCCTGCGCTCGGACATCCGGCTCAGGGCGGCCCTCCGGCTCGCCAGCGACCTGCCCTGTCTGGCCCGCGCGGCCCCGGACCTCTTCGACGACGTGCGGCGTCATCTGGTCGGCCTCGTCCACAGGGCGCAGCAGGAGGACGGCATCGCCCCCTATCCGCCGGACCTGGTGGTGGAGCTGCTGCTGACCTCCCTGCACGGCACTCTCCACGCCTCGCAGTGCGACGACCGGTACGGCAGCGCCCCCACCCGGGAGGCGGTGTGGCGTCTCCTGCTCGACGCGCTCGCCGGTGATCGCGGGGGCTGCCGGGGCATGGCCGGGCGGTGA
- a CDS encoding LysR family transcriptional regulator — MRHLRYFLAVVRSGTVSAAAKELRISQPSLSQQIKRLEQRIGAALFVRSSRGVELTAGGRAFLREIQSIPGQLRSAIAAAAPTPALWSVGVCGGVPAEVLAEVQNGLAGQGAHHVGSRPGPHLRMRSVGAAEQPELLEHGEIVFGIMRLPVTAPHLARAVVWDEPLGVVLPTAHPLASQPSLTWEDLSTQRLLWYDEGCAPGYADAVPAQLTALGWKAVLHPVDQDQQALFVHALQTTRDLVALRPSTAVTDDPQLVWRPLPTASAPRERLAVTALAGSRAARYLGRVAARCGWPYRA, encoded by the coding sequence ATGCGACACCTTCGGTACTTCCTGGCTGTGGTCCGCTCCGGAACTGTCTCCGCAGCCGCCAAGGAATTGCGTATATCGCAACCGAGTCTGAGTCAGCAGATCAAACGGCTGGAGCAGCGAATAGGAGCCGCGCTTTTCGTTCGCAGCTCCCGCGGTGTCGAACTGACGGCGGGTGGCCGGGCCTTTCTCCGGGAGATCCAGAGCATCCCCGGCCAGCTCCGGTCGGCCATCGCGGCCGCCGCCCCCACCCCCGCGCTCTGGTCCGTCGGCGTGTGCGGAGGCGTGCCGGCGGAGGTGCTCGCGGAGGTGCAGAACGGTCTCGCCGGGCAGGGCGCACACCACGTCGGCAGCAGACCCGGACCGCACCTGCGCATGCGTTCGGTGGGCGCGGCGGAGCAGCCCGAGCTGCTGGAGCACGGCGAGATCGTGTTCGGGATCATGCGCCTGCCGGTGACCGCGCCTCACCTCGCCCGCGCCGTCGTATGGGACGAGCCGCTCGGCGTCGTCCTGCCCACCGCGCACCCCCTGGCCTCGCAACCGAGCCTGACCTGGGAAGACCTTTCCACGCAGCGCCTCCTCTGGTACGACGAGGGGTGCGCGCCCGGGTACGCCGACGCCGTGCCGGCGCAGCTGACGGCGCTGGGCTGGAAGGCCGTGCTGCATCCTGTCGACCAGGACCAGCAGGCTCTGTTCGTGCACGCCCTGCAGACCACCCGCGATCTGGTGGCCCTGCGCCCGAGCACGGCGGTGACGGACGATCCGCAGCTCGTCTGGCGCCCGTTGCCCACCGCCTCCGCGCCCCGTGAACGGCTGGCCGTGACCGCCCTGGCCGGCAGCCGCGCGGCCCGGTATCTGGGCCGGGTGGCCGCTCGGTGCGGGTGGCCCTACCGCGCCTGA
- a CDS encoding NAD(P)H-dependent flavin oxidoreductase encodes MISTKLTELLGIEHPVISAPMGSVSGGRLTTAVTRAGGLGLVGVSYGDPAFIDEHVGQAAQAGGVWGVGCVMFTFDERPGLWDKVLGYAPPVVALSFGDPDQVRRYVASAAESGAHVVVQVHDPEQAAVALQAGASVLVAQGAEAGGHHKTQATLPLIPAVLDITQGVVPVVAAGGFADGRGLAAALALGADGVMMGTRFAVTEESLGTPGFKSSLVSGATADLVDTRAFDVVRGIPWDEVYQARSVSNDFTRTWTGRDAELAARRAEIEPEWAAAVARDDTSRRALFAGEVLDLVHDIRPAGSVVRETVAEAESILRGLAGRITP; translated from the coding sequence GTGATCTCCACCAAGCTGACGGAACTGCTCGGCATCGAACACCCCGTCATCAGCGCCCCCATGGGGTCCGTGTCCGGAGGACGGCTCACCACCGCCGTCACCCGCGCCGGCGGGCTGGGACTCGTCGGTGTCAGCTACGGCGACCCCGCCTTCATCGACGAACACGTGGGGCAGGCCGCGCAGGCCGGTGGCGTCTGGGGCGTCGGCTGCGTGATGTTCACCTTCGACGAGCGCCCGGGCCTGTGGGACAAGGTGCTCGGCTACGCCCCGCCGGTCGTCGCCCTGTCGTTCGGGGACCCGGACCAGGTACGCCGGTACGTCGCCTCCGCCGCCGAGAGCGGTGCCCACGTCGTGGTCCAGGTGCACGATCCCGAGCAGGCGGCCGTGGCCCTGCAGGCCGGGGCCTCCGTGCTGGTGGCCCAGGGCGCCGAAGCCGGCGGCCACCACAAGACACAGGCGACACTGCCGCTGATCCCGGCCGTGCTCGACATCACCCAGGGCGTGGTGCCCGTGGTCGCCGCGGGCGGTTTCGCGGACGGGCGGGGCCTGGCCGCCGCCCTCGCCCTCGGCGCCGACGGCGTCATGATGGGCACCCGCTTCGCCGTCACCGAGGAGTCGCTGGGCACGCCCGGCTTCAAGTCCTCGCTGGTCTCCGGGGCCACGGCGGACCTCGTCGACACCCGGGCCTTCGACGTCGTGCGCGGCATCCCGTGGGACGAGGTCTACCAGGCGCGCTCAGTGAGCAACGACTTCACCCGCACCTGGACCGGCCGCGACGCCGAACTCGCCGCCCGTCGCGCCGAGATCGAGCCCGAGTGGGCCGCGGCGGTCGCCCGCGACGACACGAGCCGGCGGGCGCTGTTCGCCGGTGAGGTCCTCGACCTGGTCCACGACATCCGGCCGGCGGGGAGCGTCGTGCGCGAGACGGTCGCCGAGGCCGAGTCCATCCTGCGCGGCCTGGCCGGGCGCATCACGCCCTGA
- a CDS encoding YciI family protein — protein MIHVLTLTYLQPRETVTAHLPEHKAWLRDHSDRGRILLSGPRPDGGAVIVTADLDEATVRELIESDPWHKLGIASYDRVAFEGKNASPGVVTAAVPDDSVLLINVATTEDAPATVDALAGAVEHVAATADGFRGSRLLTSVDGDAVINLAAWTDEKRFNAIFDDPGFTGRYQEFAKTVTGAKYRLYRTSRVISPNR, from the coding sequence GTGATCCACGTCCTCACCCTCACCTACCTCCAGCCCCGCGAGACCGTCACCGCGCACCTGCCCGAGCACAAGGCCTGGCTGCGGGACCACTCCGACCGGGGACGGATCCTGCTGAGCGGGCCCCGGCCCGACGGCGGTGCCGTCATCGTCACCGCCGACCTCGACGAGGCCACCGTGCGGGAGCTCATCGAGAGCGACCCGTGGCACAAGCTCGGCATCGCCTCGTACGACCGGGTCGCCTTCGAGGGGAAGAACGCCAGCCCCGGCGTCGTCACCGCGGCCGTCCCCGACGACAGCGTCCTGCTCATCAACGTCGCCACCACCGAGGACGCGCCCGCCACGGTCGACGCCCTCGCCGGTGCCGTCGAGCACGTCGCCGCCACCGCCGACGGATTCCGCGGATCCCGACTGCTCACCAGCGTCGACGGCGACGCGGTGATCAACCTCGCGGCCTGGACCGACGAGAAGCGGTTCAACGCCATCTTCGACGACCCCGGCTTCACCGGCCGCTACCAGGAGTTCGCGAAGACCGTGACCGGCGCCAAGTACCGCCTCTACCGCACCAGCCGGGTCATCAGCCCCAACCGCTGA
- a CDS encoding FAD-binding protein, which yields MTVPSTPAPYDLVVVGFGAAGLSAALSFAEATEGRETPARIAILERSTEDERGGATRWTGAFLRVDEQRRLDTDWAEHVGRVSGGLADVEYCRTVERESPQTLAFVEKHGVEIDYADFPLPHTFDGGTPSMTPPASPRGGGASIVEHLGAALEKDPRVDIHYETEALRLTTAEDGAVDGVVVRGPDGRTRRLTGRAVVLACGGFQGNTEMLTRYVGDRACDLPLIAPGIANNRGDALRMALELGADTAGQFDGIHAEPVDRRTSKADAVLYGFSCGIFVNGRMQRFFDEGRDTWDNTFEHVGYEIWRNQDQEAYWIADAKTLAIPGIMNSLLSDVPPEQADTLEELADKLGIDAEGLAKTVAEFNAGVGEGEFDPTRLDGKSTVGLTPPKSNWATPLDTAPFIGVPVTAAICFTYGGVRTDLDARVVTPSGTAIPGLYAAGEATGLFYKAYPPATSVLRSLIFGRLAAHHAVQARQSA from the coding sequence ATGACCGTCCCGTCCACGCCCGCCCCGTACGACCTCGTCGTCGTCGGATTCGGCGCCGCCGGCCTGTCGGCCGCCCTGTCCTTCGCCGAGGCCACCGAAGGGCGCGAGACGCCCGCCCGGATCGCGATACTCGAACGGTCCACCGAGGACGAACGCGGCGGCGCCACCCGCTGGACCGGTGCCTTCCTCCGCGTCGACGAGCAGCGGCGGCTCGACACCGACTGGGCCGAGCACGTGGGCCGCGTCTCCGGCGGCCTCGCCGACGTCGAGTACTGCCGCACGGTGGAGCGCGAGTCCCCGCAGACCCTCGCCTTCGTGGAGAAGCACGGCGTCGAGATCGACTACGCCGACTTCCCGCTGCCGCACACCTTCGACGGCGGTACCCCCTCGATGACCCCGCCGGCCAGCCCCCGCGGCGGCGGCGCCTCCATCGTCGAACACCTCGGCGCGGCCCTGGAGAAGGACCCCCGCGTCGACATCCACTACGAGACGGAGGCACTGCGCCTGACCACCGCCGAGGACGGTGCCGTCGACGGCGTCGTGGTGCGCGGCCCCGACGGCCGCACCCGGCGGCTGACCGGCCGCGCGGTGGTCCTGGCCTGCGGCGGCTTCCAGGGCAACACCGAGATGCTCACCCGCTACGTCGGCGACCGCGCCTGCGACCTGCCGCTGATCGCGCCCGGCATCGCCAACAACCGCGGTGACGCCCTGCGCATGGCACTGGAGCTCGGCGCCGACACAGCCGGCCAGTTCGACGGCATCCACGCCGAGCCGGTCGACCGCCGCACCAGCAAGGCCGACGCGGTGCTGTACGGCTTCAGCTGCGGCATCTTCGTCAACGGCCGTATGCAGCGGTTCTTCGACGAGGGCCGCGACACCTGGGACAACACCTTCGAGCACGTCGGCTACGAGATCTGGCGCAACCAGGACCAGGAGGCGTACTGGATCGCCGACGCCAAGACCCTCGCCATCCCGGGCATCATGAACTCGCTGCTCAGCGACGTACCGCCGGAGCAGGCGGACACCCTGGAGGAGCTCGCCGACAAGCTCGGCATCGACGCCGAGGGACTGGCGAAGACCGTCGCCGAGTTCAACGCGGGTGTCGGGGAAGGGGAGTTCGACCCGACCCGCCTCGACGGCAAGAGCACCGTCGGCCTCACCCCGCCCAAGTCCAACTGGGCCACGCCCCTGGACACCGCGCCGTTCATCGGCGTCCCGGTGACCGCCGCGATCTGCTTCACCTACGGCGGCGTCCGCACCGACCTCGACGCCCGTGTCGTCACCCCGTCCGGCACGGCCATCCCCGGCCTGTACGCCGCCGGTGAGGCCACCGGCCTCTTCTACAAGGCCTACCCGCCGGCCACGTCCGTGCTGCGCTCGCTGATCTTCGGACGGCTCGCCGCGCACCACGCGGTCCAGGCCCGGCAGTCCGCCTGA
- a CDS encoding alpha/beta fold hydrolase, whose translation MPTTVHPPRTAVGPAHAHALVLAPVTPVWDEGAFFAPVIDTLTAAGAGLRVTVVDTLALRDERVRTLEDLVARWRALLPAFGRIDLLCGNALGGAVAQGLLPYVAPGTAALLVSGPARSDALLEHRLSEIADLAATGHTEASLALLHERVQPDGTPPSTGPDPTATAARTAAEGDAACRSDGAVGDLGHLTRAGTAPAAPGDTPAARTGVAAGRAGGDRPEGAGSAVAAAVARTGVAADGAGGDRPAGGGTAVGRAGGDRPVESHDGRAVVDGAVDGLGRLARADAAPAAPGRLVRGGTAPAVPADLPRPARQTPAQRLDGGLRLLCGIDLAAAVEAHPGPLLHIVGGRSQLVTRRHTAAGPHHRVHVVAEAGMRPHTDQPAEVSALIGAFLREKGLT comes from the coding sequence GTGCCGACGACGGTCCACCCACCCCGGACCGCCGTCGGCCCGGCGCACGCCCACGCCCTGGTCCTCGCCCCCGTCACACCCGTCTGGGACGAGGGAGCGTTCTTCGCCCCGGTCATCGACACGCTGACGGCGGCGGGGGCCGGGCTCCGGGTGACGGTGGTCGACACGCTCGCCCTCCGGGACGAGCGCGTACGCACCCTGGAGGACCTCGTCGCCCGCTGGCGGGCCCTGCTCCCCGCCTTCGGCCGCATCGACCTGCTGTGCGGGAACGCCCTGGGCGGAGCCGTGGCCCAGGGACTCCTCCCGTACGTCGCCCCCGGCACGGCCGCCCTCCTCGTCTCGGGCCCGGCCCGCTCGGACGCGCTCCTGGAACACCGCCTCAGCGAAATCGCCGATCTGGCGGCCACGGGCCACACCGAGGCGTCCCTCGCGCTGCTGCACGAGAGGGTCCAGCCGGACGGCACACCTCCGTCCACCGGCCCGGACCCGACGGCAACCGCCGCGCGGACGGCAGCCGAGGGCGATGCCGCGTGCCGGAGCGACGGCGCGGTAGGCGACCTTGGTCACCTCACGCGTGCCGGCACCGCCCCGGCAGCCCCCGGCGACACCCCCGCCGCGCGGACGGGAGTCGCCGCCGGCCGGGCGGGCGGTGATCGCCCGGAGGGGGCTGGCTCCGCCGTGGCGGCAGCCGTCGCGCGGACGGGAGTAGCCGCCGACGGGGCGGGCGGTGACCGCCCGGCGGGAGGCGGTACCGCCGTCGGCCGGGCGGGCGGTGACCGCCCCGTGGAGAGCCACGACGGGCGGGCGGTGGTCGACGGCGCGGTCGACGGCCTCGGTCGCCTCGCGCGTGCCGATGCCGCCCCGGCAGCCCCCGGCCGTCTCGTGCGAGGCGGCACCGCCCCGGCCGTCCCCGCCGACCTCCCGCGCCCTGCCCGCCAGACCCCGGCCCAGCGGCTCGACGGGGGGCTCCGGCTGCTGTGCGGCATCGATCTGGCCGCGGCCGTCGAGGCGCACCCCGGCCCCCTGCTGCACATCGTCGGCGGGCGTTCGCAGCTCGTCACACGGCGGCACACCGCCGCCGGCCCGCACCACCGGGTGCATGTCGTCGCCGAGGCCGGCATGCGCCCCCACACCGATCAGCCCGCGGAAGTGTCCGCCCTCATCGGCGCCTTCCTGCGGGAGAAGGGACTGACATGA
- a CDS encoding isocitrate/isopropylmalate family dehydrogenase — protein sequence MKPTPKKSVAVLPGDGIGPEVVSAALGTVEKLDLPLEFRFGDIGWDCWREEGDPVPQRTWKLLEETDTCLLGAITSKPVRETEAELAPSLRGTGLRYVSPVLQLRQRLGLYANVRPVTDLDGGRFDFTVIRENTEGLYAGIDVHGLDEPLWNAVRHHPNAAASGPEDTSLTLRLQTRHGIDRLLRFGFAHAEAHGKRLLTVADKPMVLRNSGNLLRERLELIAQEHPDIETEILNVDAVALWMVRRPERFGVLVAENMFGDILSDLGAGVMGGLGLAPSGNIGDHGSYFEPVHGSAPGMVGKDRANPMAMLLTIGQMLGHLGLDVPGEELRNAVRTVARARRTVTYDLGGTSGTREVARAVAGRLAEGAAASAESTLVPPDVVDRLARLDTASVSDALDSLGIGGVLAGLSARVPGARTAGLAYTVTYRPVDGDGQGFRNAANYLDDVPEGAFVVVDNAGSTDCTNWGSLLTSVARSRGVRGTAVHGSARDIAEIRAAGYPLFSTGATMVSGKNRVELAATGREITVGGVTVRPGDVVVADDNGVLVVPAAHAAEVAGRAERVERTETAIAEAVDTGLRLDEARRRFGYARPWEGPARRTADV from the coding sequence ATGAAGCCGACCCCGAAGAAGAGCGTCGCCGTCCTCCCGGGCGACGGCATCGGCCCGGAGGTCGTCTCCGCCGCGCTCGGCACCGTCGAAAAGCTGGACCTGCCCCTGGAGTTCCGGTTCGGAGACATCGGCTGGGACTGCTGGCGCGAGGAGGGCGACCCCGTCCCGCAGCGCACCTGGAAGCTGCTCGAGGAGACCGACACCTGCCTCCTGGGCGCCATCACCAGCAAGCCCGTGCGGGAGACGGAGGCCGAACTCGCCCCGTCCCTGCGCGGCACCGGCCTCCGGTACGTCTCACCGGTCCTCCAACTCCGCCAGCGTCTCGGCCTGTACGCCAACGTCCGTCCGGTCACCGACCTGGACGGCGGCCGGTTCGATTTCACCGTCATCCGCGAGAACACGGAGGGCCTGTACGCCGGCATCGACGTCCACGGCCTCGACGAGCCGCTCTGGAACGCCGTACGACACCACCCCAACGCGGCGGCATCGGGCCCGGAGGACACCAGCCTCACCCTGCGCCTGCAGACCCGCCACGGCATCGACCGGCTGCTCCGCTTCGGCTTCGCCCACGCCGAGGCGCACGGCAAGCGCCTGCTCACGGTCGCGGACAAGCCGATGGTCCTGCGCAACAGCGGCAACCTGCTGCGCGAGCGCCTCGAACTGATCGCCCAGGAGCACCCGGACATCGAGACGGAGATCCTCAACGTCGACGCCGTCGCCCTGTGGATGGTCCGCAGGCCGGAACGGTTCGGCGTCCTGGTCGCCGAGAACATGTTCGGCGACATCCTCTCCGACCTCGGCGCCGGTGTCATGGGCGGACTCGGTCTCGCCCCGAGCGGCAACATCGGCGACCACGGCAGCTACTTCGAGCCGGTGCACGGCAGCGCCCCCGGCATGGTCGGCAAGGACCGGGCCAACCCGATGGCGATGCTCCTCACGATCGGCCAGATGCTCGGCCACCTCGGCCTCGACGTGCCGGGCGAGGAACTGCGCAACGCCGTACGCACCGTCGCCCGCGCCCGCAGGACCGTCACGTACGACCTGGGCGGCACGTCGGGGACCAGGGAGGTGGCGCGGGCCGTCGCCGGCCGGCTGGCGGAGGGAGCAGCCGCCTCGGCGGAGAGCACCCTCGTCCCCCCGGACGTCGTCGACCGGCTCGCCCGTCTCGACACCGCCTCCGTCTCCGACGCCCTGGACAGCCTCGGCATCGGCGGTGTGCTCGCGGGCCTGAGCGCCCGGGTTCCCGGAGCCCGTACGGCCGGTCTGGCGTACACCGTCACCTACCGGCCGGTGGACGGCGACGGCCAGGGCTTCCGGAACGCGGCGAACTATCTGGACGACGTACCCGAGGGCGCGTTCGTCGTGGTCGACAACGCCGGCAGCACGGACTGCACCAACTGGGGTTCGCTGCTCACCTCCGTGGCCCGCAGCCGCGGCGTGCGCGGCACCGCGGTGCACGGCTCTGCCCGTGACATCGCCGAGATCCGGGCCGCCGGATACCCCCTGTTCAGCACCGGCGCCACGATGGTCAGCGGCAAGAACCGCGTCGAACTCGCCGCGACCGGACGGGAGATCACCGTCGGCGGCGTGACCGTACGCCCCGGCGATGTCGTGGTCGCCGACGACAACGGGGTACTCGTCGTGCCCGCGGCGCACGCCGCCGAGGTCGCCGGCCGTGCCGAGCGCGTCGAGCGGACCGAGACGGCGATCGCCGAGGCGGTGGACACCGGACTGCGGCTGGACGAGGCCCGCAGGAGGTTCGGCTACGCGAGGCCGTGGGAGGGCCCGGCGCGGCGGACCGCCGATGTGTGA
- a CDS encoding DUF6282 family protein yields the protein MCDLARRVVDVHYHAGPDLYRRRLTTGGAGRAYAGIDGWVVIKSHLGCTAASAWEARQEGLPVSGTVVLNDLAGGVHPRVVEQAVYTHGQDSPARLVVHLPTLVGPAHPSRLHRQPFHPLLDTERWRGERVLDDTGQLRRPVREVLRAARDLPVVLATGHCDREETLRVVDEAARLDLPRLLLTHATHPMTGLTPADLTRLADAPGVYVEITALTLLLGHRDAGHLGDVVRAHPRVVFSSDLGQPDQPDPARWLSLSESWFEQAQLTPHQVHAVTALNPAALLAP from the coding sequence ATGTGTGACCTCGCGCGGCGGGTGGTGGACGTCCACTACCACGCGGGCCCCGACCTGTACCGGCGCCGTCTCACCACCGGCGGCGCCGGCCGGGCCTACGCCGGGATCGACGGCTGGGTGGTCATCAAGAGCCACCTGGGCTGCACCGCGGCGAGCGCGTGGGAGGCCCGTCAGGAGGGGCTGCCCGTCTCAGGCACCGTCGTCCTCAACGACCTCGCCGGAGGCGTGCACCCCCGGGTGGTGGAACAGGCCGTCTACACCCACGGCCAGGACAGCCCCGCCCGGCTGGTCGTGCACCTGCCCACCCTCGTCGGCCCCGCCCATCCCTCCCGGCTGCACCGGCAGCCCTTCCACCCGCTGCTGGACACCGAACGGTGGCGCGGCGAGCGGGTCCTGGACGACACCGGACAGCTCCGGCGTCCCGTGCGCGAGGTGCTCCGGGCGGCCCGGGACCTCCCGGTCGTCCTGGCGACGGGCCACTGCGACCGGGAGGAGACCCTGCGCGTGGTCGACGAGGCGGCCCGGCTGGACCTGCCCCGGTTGCTGCTGACCCACGCCACGCATCCGATGACCGGCCTCACCCCCGCCGACCTCACCCGACTCGCCGATGCGCCGGGGGTGTACGTCGAGATCACCGCCCTGACGCTGCTCCTGGGGCATCGTGACGCCGGGCATCTGGGAGACGTCGTACGCGCCCACCCCCGGGTGGTGTTCAGCTCCGACCTCGGGCAGCCGGACCAGCCGGACCCCGCCAGATGGCTGTCGCTCAGCGAAAGCTGGTTCGAGCAGGCGCAGCTGACGCCCCACCAGGTACATGCCGTCACCGCACTCAACCCGGCAGCCCTGCTGGCGCCCTGA